A genomic segment from Gracilimonas sediminicola encodes:
- a CDS encoding glycosyltransferase family 4 protein, translated as MKIALISHLFPTELHPFSGKFIKDQLTMLNSEPGIEADLIVPTPFSIPFTKRKRKNHSDLLVNCEANRLRYLSFPRKRFPTLISASLSKAVGNYFKNQTYDVINVHWIYPDALCIPELKQLGFKTVLTVHGSDWYQSKNNRTLSKLFGEVLHHVDRVLYSGPKLKEDMESHFPFLSRKSEIVYNMVDEHLYDVPAVEEKDSAKKELNWDTEKTHSLTVANIRHEKGIDLLLKSINEEMGLKNTHFHIIGAAGPESYMTEIHSLLKANSFDNITIHQPVLPGQLIKYYHAADFFTQPSRREGFSVAILEAMACGLPVICTDVGGNRFLIDDQTGLLIKNGTSGKLSDELRKMAEQYKSYDRNVIHSKVTSKYGREAFKKRLLDNFTEVLAD; from the coding sequence TTGAAAATAGCTTTAATTAGTCACCTTTTCCCAACAGAACTTCACCCTTTTTCAGGAAAGTTCATAAAAGACCAATTGACCATGCTCAATAGTGAGCCGGGAATTGAGGCGGATTTAATTGTACCAACCCCTTTTTCCATTCCATTTACCAAGCGAAAAAGGAAGAACCATTCTGATTTACTTGTTAACTGTGAAGCTAATCGCCTTCGATATTTATCATTTCCACGTAAAAGATTCCCGACACTCATTTCAGCAAGCCTTTCTAAAGCCGTTGGGAATTACTTTAAGAATCAAACTTATGATGTCATTAATGTCCACTGGATTTATCCGGATGCACTGTGTATACCTGAACTGAAGCAGTTGGGCTTTAAAACAGTACTTACTGTACATGGAAGTGATTGGTATCAAAGTAAAAATAATAGAACGTTGAGCAAGCTGTTTGGGGAGGTTCTTCATCACGTAGATAGGGTTTTATATTCTGGCCCAAAGCTTAAAGAAGACATGGAATCTCACTTTCCATTTCTGTCTCGAAAATCTGAAATCGTTTACAATATGGTGGATGAACATCTATATGATGTCCCGGCTGTAGAAGAAAAGGATTCTGCAAAAAAGGAGTTGAACTGGGACACAGAAAAAACCCATAGCTTAACAGTAGCAAATATTCGTCATGAAAAAGGGATTGACCTCTTACTCAAATCCATAAATGAAGAAATGGGATTAAAAAATACCCACTTCCATATTATTGGAGCGGCAGGGCCGGAAAGTTATATGACCGAAATCCATTCGCTTCTTAAAGCCAATTCATTTGACAATATCACCATTCATCAACCTGTTCTTCCAGGCCAGCTTATTAAGTATTATCATGCTGCAGATTTCTTTACCCAGCCAAGCCGGCGAGAGGGTTTTAGCGTGGCCATATTAGAGGCAATGGCTTGTGGACTTCCTGTGATCTGCACTGATGTTGGAGGCAACAGATTTCTCATTGACGACCAAACCGGCCTATTAATCAAAAATGGCACTTCCGGAAAGCTCAGCGATGAACTCCGGAAAATGGCTGAACAATATAAATCTTACGATAGAAATGTCATCCATAGTAAAGTAACATCTAAATATGGACGTGAAGCATTCAAAAAAAGATTACTTGACAACTTTACTGAAGTATTAGCAGATTGA
- a CDS encoding lipopolysaccharide biosynthesis protein: MKKLYKKIPSELRDIFTLVVGNGFALFVPVIVSPIISRMYDATDFGVFTIYLAMLSLISSFATGRYDFAILITKSRYNAQHLFKVAMLLTIGVAMVVMLITLVFWKEILPIFNIPSMGAYLFLVPINILLFAVIKASQNGLNREKEYSPISVSKTIRSVLVGGFQVILGAMGFLSGGLIIGKLSGDLFSSGYLLRKLNKVDNYLTSSFSLKRASYLMKKYEKFLKVNAPHAFVNALSLSVIPILLSYFFNEKTVGYYGLAYMVCIVPVQLIASAFYQVFSQKVSEMYNDKISLRGYTKKTLKQLFMLSVIPFGILTFFGPEIFQFVFGVEWLVSGELVQLLAPFLFIVFLISPVTYIPLIYNEHNKSFYFEIALFIIRVVAIIVGANMDGIYLAIGLFSGVSILIQVINLIWIISLTKKYKIE, translated from the coding sequence ATGAAAAAGCTTTATAAAAAAATCCCCAGTGAGTTGAGGGATATTTTTACTTTGGTTGTTGGAAATGGTTTTGCGCTATTTGTCCCTGTGATAGTTTCTCCGATAATAAGCAGGATGTATGATGCTACTGATTTTGGAGTATTTACTATTTATTTGGCCATGCTTTCTCTAATTAGTTCTTTTGCAACCGGGAGGTATGACTTTGCGATTTTAATAACCAAGAGTCGCTATAATGCGCAGCATTTGTTTAAAGTTGCTATGCTATTAACCATTGGCGTTGCAATGGTTGTAATGTTGATTACTTTGGTATTTTGGAAAGAGATTCTCCCGATATTCAATATTCCCTCTATGGGGGCATATTTATTTTTAGTACCTATAAACATTCTTTTATTTGCTGTTATAAAAGCTTCACAGAATGGGCTAAACAGAGAAAAAGAGTATAGCCCTATATCAGTTAGCAAAACGATCAGGTCAGTTTTAGTGGGTGGCTTCCAGGTAATTCTTGGGGCAATGGGGTTTTTAAGTGGAGGGTTAATTATTGGCAAGCTATCCGGGGATCTATTTTCTTCAGGATACCTTTTAAGAAAATTGAATAAAGTAGATAATTATTTAACCTCTTCTTTTTCATTAAAAAGGGCTTCTTATTTGATGAAAAAGTATGAGAAGTTTTTGAAAGTAAATGCTCCCCATGCATTTGTAAACGCCCTCTCATTAAGTGTAATACCAATACTTCTGAGTTATTTTTTTAATGAAAAAACGGTTGGTTATTACGGTCTGGCCTATATGGTCTGTATTGTACCTGTACAATTAATAGCCAGTGCTTTTTATCAGGTATTCAGTCAAAAAGTATCTGAAATGTATAACGATAAAATTAGTTTAAGAGGTTATACCAAAAAAACACTTAAACAACTTTTTATGTTATCAGTGATTCCATTCGGTATTCTTACTTTTTTCGGGCCGGAAATTTTTCAGTTTGTTTTTGGGGTAGAATGGTTAGTGTCAGGTGAGTTGGTTCAATTATTGGCGCCTTTTTTATTTATTGTCTTCCTAATTTCTCCAGTAACCTATATTCCTTTGATATATAACGAGCATAATAAATCGTTTTATTTTGAGATAGCTCTCTTCATTATAAGAGTGGTAGCTATAATTGTAGGAGCAAATATGGATGGCATTTACCTTGCTATTGGGTTATTCAGTGGAGTCAGCATATTAATACAGGTAATAAACTTAATTTGGATAATTAGTTTAACAAAAAAATATAAGATTGAGTGA
- a CDS encoding D-glucuronyl C5-epimerase family protein, producing the protein MPYIREYVRSMTMDAFDQDSVPMYVYDGTPYYHPVYISALGISFVDGYVRTGDPDYLKLSKRIANRLVENANQANDKFLFPYNFDYTYSSGDFLKSPWYSGMAQGRILTFFTRLYNVTGDPKYSEWASKTFESLKLLKSQEEQWISLIDVEGYFWIEEYIIEKPVHVLNGFIFATFGLYDYYLMTGDEEVLKLLQASITTIERYISDYRNPGGISFYDLNNKPTKEFYHGVHISQLNTLHKITGEQYFKTMADSLENDYPAPD; encoded by the coding sequence ATGCCATATATAAGAGAATATGTTCGCTCCATGACAATGGATGCTTTTGACCAGGATTCAGTACCGATGTATGTGTACGATGGTACGCCCTATTACCACCCGGTATATATATCTGCTTTAGGAATTAGCTTTGTAGACGGATATGTACGAACCGGTGATCCGGATTACCTCAAACTCTCCAAGCGCATCGCAAATAGGCTGGTCGAAAATGCTAATCAAGCAAACGATAAGTTCCTTTTCCCTTATAACTTTGATTACACCTATTCGAGCGGAGATTTCCTAAAAAGCCCATGGTATTCAGGGATGGCACAGGGCCGGATTTTAACTTTTTTTACCCGCCTATATAATGTAACCGGTGATCCTAAATATTCAGAGTGGGCTTCTAAAACTTTTGAATCTCTTAAGCTGCTTAAAAGCCAGGAAGAGCAATGGATTTCGCTTATTGATGTTGAAGGTTATTTTTGGATTGAGGAATACATAATAGAAAAACCTGTACATGTACTAAATGGATTTATCTTTGCAACATTTGGGCTTTATGATTACTACCTAATGACGGGGGATGAAGAAGTATTAAAGCTGCTTCAGGCTTCTATTACAACTATAGAGCGGTACATAAGTGATTACCGTAATCCTGGTGGGATTAGCTTTTATGATTTAAATAATAAGCCTACAAAAGAGTTCTACCATGGAGTGCACATTTCACAACTTAATACTCTACACAAGATTACAGGGGAGCAATATTTTAAAACGATGGCTGACTCGTTGGAAAATGACTACCCAGCCCCTGATTAA